The Brasilonema sennae CENA114 genome includes a region encoding these proteins:
- a CDS encoding CCE_0567 family metalloprotein, giving the protein MAQAEETSTIEDLKNQIKRLNSKAGQMKMDLHDLAEGLPTDYQQLMDVASQTYEIYRQLDELKQQVKKLEQRK; this is encoded by the coding sequence ATGGCACAAGCTGAAGAAACATCTACTATTGAGGATCTGAAAAATCAGATTAAACGTCTTAATAGTAAAGCAGGTCAAATGAAAATGGATCTGCACGATTTGGCAGAGGGATTACCAACAGATTATCAACAACTGATGGATGTTGCTTCCCAAACTTATGAAATTTATCGTCAGTTAGACGAACTTAAGCAACAGGTAAAAAAGCTGG